One Vigna unguiculata cultivar IT97K-499-35 chromosome 7, ASM411807v1, whole genome shotgun sequence genomic region harbors:
- the LOC114190015 gene encoding gallate 1-beta-glucosyltransferase-like → MDSEAPIHVLMVSYPGQGHVNPFLRLAKFLAAKGLFVTFSTTELAGKQMRTANNITHKSVIPIADGFLKFEFFEDGGMTDSDGDGSKIKTLSDFSVQVEHFGRQYVSQVIKEHAEAHHPISCIINNPFVPWVCDVAADHGIPSAMLWVQSAAVLTAYYSYFHKLVPFPSHANPYLDVQLPSVLLKYNEVPDFLHPFTPYPALGTVILEQFKNLSKPFCVLVDSFEELESDYINYLSEFVNIRPIGPLFKIPTTTDTSEIRGDFLKSDDCIGWLNSRAAASVVYISFGSIVCLPQEQVTEIAHGLLESEVSFLWVLKPPAKEFGLPPYFLPGGFLEETREKGKVVQWSPQEEVLGHGSVACFVTHCGWNSSMEGVTLGVPMLTFPAWGDQVTNAKFLVDVYGVAIKLGYGQAEKKLVSREEVKERLLEATVGPKAEELKQKALKWKKAAEAAVAANGSSARNLDAFLKDIKKHGAVKSINDVSS, encoded by the coding sequence ATGGATTCCGAAGCTCCGATTCATGTGCTCATGGTGTCCTACCCAGGACAAGGTCACGTAAACCCTTTCCTTAGACTTGCTAAGTTCCTTGCTGCTAAGGGCTTATTTGTAACCTTCTCCACCACAGAACTAGCTGGCAAACAAATGCGAACTGCAAACAACATCACTCACAAATCAGTCATTCCAATCGCCGATGGGTTTCTCAAGTTCGAGTTCTTTGAAGATGGTGGCATGACGGACAGTGATGGTGATGGTTCCAAGATAAAAACTCTCAGTGACTTCAGTGTTCAGGTTGAGCATTTTGGGAGGCAATATGTTTCCCAGGTGATCAAGGAGCATGCGGAGGCACACCATCCAATTTCATGCATCATAAACAACCCCTTTGTTCCATGGGTTTGTGATGTAGCCGCTGATCATGGTATTCCTTCTGCCATGTTATGGGTTCAATCTGCTGCTGTCCTCACTGCTTACTACAGTTATTTCCACAAACTGGTACCTTTTCCTTCTCATGCTAATCCTTATCTTGATGTTCAATTGCCTTCTGTTCTCCTTAAGTACAACGAAGTTCCAGACTTTCTGCATCCTTTTACCCCATATCCAGCTCTAGGGACAGTTATATTGGAACAATTTAAGAACTTGTCCAAGCCATTCTGTGTGCTGGTGGATAGTTTTGAGGAACTAGAGAGTGATTACATAAACTATCTTTCAGAGTTTGTGAACATAAGACCCATTGGTCCTTTGTTTAAGATCCCAACAACAACAGACACAAGTGAGATTCGTGGTGATTTCTTAAAGAGCGATGATTGCATAGGGTGGTTGAACTCAAGGGCAGCGGCATCTGTGGTGTATATCTCCTTTGGGAGTATTGTGTGTCTGCCGCAAGAACAAGTGACGGAAATAGCGCATGGATTATTGGAGTCTGAAGTTTCGTTTCTGTGGGTTCTGAAACCACCGGCTAAGGAGTTTGGACTTCCACCTTACTTTCTTCCTGGTGGGTTCTTGGAGGAGACAAGAGAGAAGGGAAAAGTAGTGCAGTGGAGCCCACAAGAGGAAGTGTTGGGTCATGGTTCGGTGGCATGTTTTGTGACACATTGTGGTTGGAATTCTTCAATGGAAGGTGTGACATTGGGAGTGCCGATGTTGACATTTCCGGCATGGGGTGACCAGGTGACAAATGCAAAGTTCTTGGTGGATGTTTATGGTGTGGCCATTAAACTGGGTTATGGGCAGGCGGAGAAGAAACTTGTGAGCAGAGAGGAGGTGAAGGAGCGGTTATTGGAAGCAACGGTGGGGCCAAAAGCAGAGGAGTTAAAGCAAAAGGCGTTGAAGTGGAAGAAGGCCGCAGAGGCTGCAGTGGCTGCAAATGGTTCCTCTGCCAGGAATCTTGATGCATTTCTGAAAGACATAAAAAAGCATGGAGCTGTTAAATCTATCAATGATGTTTCTTCGTGA
- the LOC114190301 gene encoding gallate 1-beta-glucosyltransferase-like yields MESEAPIHVLMVSYPGQGHINPLLRLAKFLADKGFFVTFSTADAVGKLMRTANDISHKSVTPVGDGFLKFEFFDDGGVTSSDDSKRTLSDFNAQVERSGRQYVSQVIKEHAETNHPVSCIINNPFVPWVCDVAADHGIPSAMLWVQSAASFTAYYSYFHKLVPFPSQADPYHDVKLASVVLKYNEVPDFLHPFSPYQTLGTVILEQFKNLSKPFCVLVDSFEELESDYINYLSEFVNIRPIGPLFKSPTATDTSEIRGDFLKSDDCIEWLNSRAAASVVYISFGSIVCPPQEQVTEIAHGLLESEVSFLWVLKPPTKVFGLPPYVLPDGFLEETREKGKVVQWSPQEEVLGHGSVACFVTHCGWNSSMEGVTLGVPMLTFPAWGDQVTNAKFLVDVYGVAIKLGYGQTEKKIVSREEVKKRLLEATVGPKAEELKKNALRWKMAAEAAVAANGSSAKNLDAFLKDIKKRGAVRVKEI; encoded by the coding sequence atggagTCTGAAGCTCCTATTCACGTTCTCATGGTGTCATACCCGGGGCAAGGTCACATAAACCCTCTCCTTAGACTTGCCAAGTTTCTTGCTGATAAGGGTTTCTTCGTAACTTTCTCCACCGCCGACGCAGTTGGCAAACTCATGCGAACAGCTAACGACATCTCTCACAAATCAGTCACTCCAGTTGGTGATGGTTTTCTCAAGTTCGAGTTCTTTGACGATGGCGGCGTGACGAGCAGTGACGATTCCAAGAGAACTCTCAGTGACTTCAATGCTCAGGTTGAGCGTTCTGGGAGGCAATATGTTTCCCAAGTGATCAAGGAGCACGCTGAGACAAACCACCCGGTTTCATGCATCATAAACAATCCCTTTGTTCCATGGGTTTGTGATGTAGCTGCTGATCATGGTATTCCTTCTGCCATGTTATGGGTTCAATCTGCTGCTTCCTTCACAGCTTACTATAGTTATTTCCACAAACTGGTACCTTTTCCATCTCAAGCTGATCCTTATCATGATGTTAAATTAGCTTCTGTAGTCCTTAAGTACAACGAAGTCCCAGACTTTCTGCATCCTTTCAGTCCATATCAAACTCTAGGGACAGTTATATTGGAACAGTTTAAGAACTTGTCCAAGCCATTCTGCGTGCTGGTGGATAGTTTTGAGGAGCTAGAGAGTGATTACATAAACTATCTTTCAGAGTTTGTGAACATAAGACCCATTGGTCCTTTGTTCAAGTCCCCAACAGCAACAGACACGAGTGAAATTCGAGGTGATTTTTTGAAGAGTGATGATTGCATAGAGTGGTTGAACTCAAGAGCAGCGGCATCTGTGGTGTACATCTCCTTCGGGAGTATCGTGTGTCCGCCGCAAGAACAAGTGACGGAAATAGCACATGGATTATTGGAGTCTGAAGTTTCGTTTCTGTGGGTTCTGAAACCACCGACTAAGGTGTTTGGGCTTCCGCCTTACGTTCTTCCTGATGGGTTCTTGGAGGAGACAAGAGAGAAGGGAAAAGTGGTGCAGTGGAGCCCACAAGAGGAAGTGTTGGGTCATGGTTCGGTGGCATGTTTTGTGACACACTGTGGTTGGAATTCTTCGATGGAAGGTGTGACATTGGGAGTGCCGATGTTGACATTTCCGGCATGGGGTGACCAGGTGACAAATGCAAAGTTCTTGGTGGATGTTTATGGTGTGGCCATTAAACTGGGTTATGGGCAAACTGAAAAGAAAATAGTGAGCAGAGAGGAGGTGAAGAAGAGGTTATTGGAAGCAACGGTAGGGCCAAAAGCAGAGGAACTAAAGAAAAACGCATTGAGGTGGAAGATGGCTGCAGAGGCTGCAGTGGCTGCAAATGGCTCCTCTGCCAAGAATCTTGATGCATTTCTGAAAGACATAAAAAAGCGTGGAGCTGTTAGGGTGAAGGAGATATAA